In the genome of Gammaproteobacteria bacterium, one region contains:
- the hrcA gene encoding heat-inducible transcription repressor HrcA — translation MLSERKSQVLRALVEEYIRTGEPVSSKAVLDLSGLNVSSATIRNDLSALESDGFVVQPHTSAGRAPTGKGYRYYVDHCAPVRLRSQTRLRIQSFFSSFHQGLSDLLKSTTELLSDITHYPAIVAGPGVAMERVCGVHLVPLAPQVLLLVLVSNRGRVTQELIRLEKPVDPREVTAAERALGDVFERGSVDEALAEGVEQSLHLPGPVAGLVREVMSAVGRIERGSREIYISGTAQMTDVWEDLVAVRSILELLEREAMVLSILSKRGTGIQIGDELDIGDDLNLAVVSTTFKLGESGEGSVGVLGPMRMDYRRAISAVEEVGETLEESLGSS, via the coding sequence ATGCTCAGCGAGCGGAAGTCCCAGGTCTTGCGGGCGCTCGTCGAGGAGTACATTCGCACCGGCGAACCGGTGTCATCGAAGGCCGTGCTCGACCTGTCCGGTTTGAACGTCTCTTCGGCGACGATTCGCAATGATCTGTCCGCGCTCGAATCGGATGGTTTCGTCGTCCAGCCACACACGTCTGCCGGACGCGCCCCGACGGGCAAGGGGTACCGCTACTACGTGGACCACTGTGCGCCAGTGCGCCTTCGCTCACAGACTCGGCTCAGGATCCAGTCCTTCTTCTCGTCGTTTCATCAGGGTCTCTCGGACCTGCTCAAGTCCACGACGGAACTTCTCAGCGATATCACGCACTACCCGGCGATTGTGGCCGGTCCCGGTGTCGCCATGGAGCGTGTTTGCGGCGTTCACTTGGTGCCGCTCGCTCCTCAGGTGCTGTTGCTCGTGCTCGTTTCCAATCGGGGCCGTGTGACCCAGGAATTGATCAGGCTCGAGAAGCCTGTCGATCCGCGTGAAGTGACCGCGGCCGAGCGGGCCCTGGGCGACGTGTTCGAGCGCGGGTCTGTCGATGAGGCACTTGCGGAAGGTGTTGAGCAGTCGTTGCACCTGCCAGGCCCCGTTGCCGGATTGGTCCGCGAGGTAATGAGTGCTGTCGGAAGGATCGAGCGTGGATCAAGAGAGATCTACATCTCCGGAACCGCGCAGATGACAGATGTGTGGGAGGACCTGGTGGCGGTTCGCAGCATCCTCGAACTGCTCGAGCGTGAAGCGATGGTGCTCTCGATCTTGTCGAAGAGAGGCACCGGCATCCAGATCGGTGATGAGCTCGATATCGGCGATGACCTGAACCTCGCCGTGGTCTCGACGACGTTCAAGCTCGGTGAATCCGGTGAGGGCAGTGTTGGAGTTCTCGGACCAATGCGTATGGACTATCGTCGGGCGATCTCCGCCGTGGAAGAAGTCGGCGAGACACTCGAGGAGAGTCTGGGCTCCTCGTGA
- the hemW gene encoding radical SAM family heme chaperone HemW translates to MTIDEPLRPDSPVLADAASSLAAAYVHVPFCARLCPYCDFNVVAGRDDLIERYISAVISEIEMEPAWKRLDAVYVGGGTPSRVPPVLLAGIVDALDRRFGIVPGAEISLEANPEDWTPVVEAGLREAGFTRVSFGVQSFDGEVLKTLGRTHTPEQAEVAVSTARLAGFSVNVDLIFGTPGESEADWVSGVARALSLIPDHLSAYGLTVERGTALSRAVAAGAPAPDADLQADEYEALEEAAAAAGLVRYEVSNYARPGHTCVYNLVTWAQGDYLAFGAGAHGHRNGERARNVHRIDAYLNRVEAGIRPVQSVERLDSWGREQERLFLGLRRTAGVEAGHGGVRLLESVWGTRLQHAGVIERQGSRIRVRRPLLTDEVSRAVLALAGCDC, encoded by the coding sequence ATGACGATTGACGAGCCGCTGCGTCCGGATTCCCCTGTGCTGGCCGATGCCGCATCCTCGCTGGCGGCAGCGTATGTGCATGTTCCTTTCTGTGCCCGTCTTTGTCCCTACTGTGATTTCAACGTGGTCGCCGGCAGGGACGATCTGATCGAGCGTTACATCTCGGCCGTCATTTCCGAGATAGAGATGGAGCCGGCGTGGAAGCGACTCGATGCGGTCTATGTGGGTGGTGGGACCCCGTCACGCGTGCCGCCCGTGCTCCTTGCGGGCATCGTCGATGCCTTGGATCGGCGATTTGGGATCGTTCCCGGTGCCGAGATCAGCCTCGAGGCGAATCCCGAAGACTGGACCCCCGTAGTGGAAGCCGGCCTTCGCGAAGCCGGATTCACGCGTGTTTCGTTCGGCGTCCAGAGCTTCGATGGTGAAGTGTTGAAGACCCTGGGTCGGACGCACACTCCCGAACAGGCTGAGGTGGCGGTGAGCACCGCCCGACTGGCAGGCTTTTCGGTCAACGTCGACCTCATCTTCGGGACGCCCGGTGAGAGTGAGGCGGACTGGGTCAGTGGGGTTGCACGGGCTCTCTCGCTGATTCCTGACCACTTGTCCGCGTACGGGTTGACGGTCGAGCGGGGGACTGCACTCAGCCGGGCTGTCGCAGCCGGAGCACCGGCGCCTGACGCCGACCTGCAAGCCGACGAGTACGAGGCCCTCGAAGAGGCGGCCGCGGCGGCAGGCCTGGTGCGCTACGAGGTCTCCAACTACGCGCGGCCGGGGCACACATGTGTCTACAACCTGGTCACCTGGGCACAAGGCGACTACTTGGCTTTCGGGGCCGGCGCCCATGGCCATCGCAACGGTGAGCGTGCCCGCAACGTTCATCGGATCGACGCCTACCTGAACCGGGTCGAAGCCGGGATCCGACCTGTGCAGAGCGTTGAGCGGCTCGACTCCTGGGGACGCGAGCAGGAACGCCTTTTCCTCGGACTTCGTAGGACCGCCGGGGTCGAGGCTGGTCACGGCGGTGTTCGTCTCCTCGAATCCGTGTGGGGGACTCGTCTGCAGCATGCCGGTGTGATCGAGCGGCAGGGCAGCCGGATTCGTGTTCGTCGCCCCCTGCTGACCGATGAGGTGAGTAGAGCGGTTTTAGCACTCGCGGGGTGCGACTGCTAA
- the lepA gene encoding elongation factor 4, with amino-acid sequence MIRNFSIIAHIDHGKSTLADRFLERTGAMSARDMRDQVLDSMDLERERGITIKAQAVRLRYEHPNGQTYTLNLIDTPGHVDFNYEVSRSLAACEGAVLLVDAAQGVQAQTLANAYLAINAGLEIIPVINKIDLPAADPDRVAGEIVSLLGVDPAHILRVSSKTGEGIDELLERIVEEIPPPMGDADASLRALVFDSYYDAYRGVVCYIRVVDGELSEGESVMFTATHERHAVAEVGVLTPRAEPVLELRAGEVGYLITGVKDIGRIRVGDTVTLDAKTEPLPGYAEPKPMVFSGLFPSDGEDFERLREALDKLRLNDAALVYEPETSRALGFGFRCGFLGLLHMEIVRERLEREYGLDLVATSPSVAYRVHLVDGSTVEIRSPADLPDPGRIDHLDEPVINALVVVPTEYVGTVMDLAQSRRGIMQHMHYLTPERVELTYAIPLAEVVFDFFDALKSRTRGYASLDYEPAGYRTAALVKVDILLNGQKVDAFSAIVHKDEGYRYGRRMVARLRTLIPRQLFDVPIQAAIGSKIIARETVKAKRKDVIAKCYGGDVTRKRKLLERQKEGKKRLKMVGSVEVPPEAFISALRLDDDD; translated from the coding sequence GTGATACGCAACTTCAGCATCATCGCGCACATCGACCATGGCAAGTCGACGCTCGCCGATCGTTTTCTCGAACGAACGGGGGCGATGAGCGCGCGCGACATGCGGGACCAAGTGCTCGATTCGATGGACTTGGAGCGAGAGCGCGGGATCACGATCAAAGCACAGGCGGTCCGGCTTCGATATGAACACCCGAACGGTCAGACCTATACGCTGAATCTGATCGATACTCCGGGTCACGTCGATTTCAACTACGAAGTCTCCCGTTCGTTGGCGGCGTGTGAGGGAGCCGTGCTCCTCGTCGACGCCGCCCAGGGGGTGCAGGCGCAAACGCTTGCCAATGCCTACCTGGCCATCAACGCAGGCCTCGAAATCATCCCTGTCATCAACAAGATCGATCTACCGGCCGCGGATCCAGACCGGGTGGCGGGGGAGATCGTCTCGCTGTTGGGGGTCGATCCGGCTCACATCTTGCGGGTCTCGTCCAAGACCGGTGAGGGTATCGATGAACTCCTGGAGAGGATCGTGGAGGAGATACCGCCGCCCATGGGCGACGCGGACGCTTCGTTGCGGGCACTCGTGTTCGATTCCTACTACGACGCGTATCGGGGAGTCGTGTGTTACATCCGGGTCGTCGACGGGGAGTTGAGTGAAGGTGAGAGCGTCATGTTCACCGCGACCCACGAACGTCACGCGGTTGCAGAAGTCGGCGTGCTTACGCCGCGAGCCGAACCGGTGTTGGAACTGCGCGCCGGGGAGGTCGGGTACCTGATCACCGGCGTCAAGGACATCGGTCGCATCCGGGTCGGCGACACGGTAACACTCGATGCGAAGACCGAGCCGCTTCCCGGCTATGCGGAGCCCAAACCGATGGTGTTCTCCGGCTTGTTCCCCTCCGACGGGGAAGACTTCGAACGTCTCCGCGAGGCGCTCGACAAGCTGCGGCTGAATGACGCCGCGTTGGTGTATGAACCGGAGACCTCGAGGGCGCTGGGGTTTGGCTTCCGCTGCGGGTTCCTCGGATTGCTCCATATGGAGATCGTTCGCGAGCGCCTGGAACGTGAATATGGGCTCGATCTGGTGGCAACGTCCCCATCGGTCGCATATCGGGTTCACCTCGTCGACGGCTCCACGGTCGAGATCCGGTCTCCAGCCGACCTGCCCGATCCTGGACGCATCGATCACCTCGACGAGCCGGTGATCAATGCCCTGGTCGTGGTCCCCACCGAGTATGTCGGTACGGTCATGGATCTCGCTCAGAGCCGCAGGGGAATCATGCAGCACATGCACTATCTCACGCCGGAGCGAGTCGAACTCACCTACGCGATCCCGCTTGCAGAGGTGGTGTTCGACTTCTTCGATGCACTCAAGTCGCGCACTCGAGGGTATGCATCTCTCGACTACGAGCCGGCCGGATACCGTACCGCCGCGCTCGTCAAGGTCGATATCCTCCTCAACGGCCAAAAGGTCGACGCGTTCTCGGCCATTGTTCACAAGGATGAGGGTTACCGCTACGGACGCCGGATGGTTGCCCGGCTTCGAACGCTGATTCCCCGGCAGCTCTTCGATGTTCCGATCCAGGCTGCCATCGGAAGCAAGATCATCGCTCGTGAGACCGTGAAGGCGAAGCGTAAGGACGTGATCGCCAAGTGCTACGGCGGTGATGTCACCCGCAAGCGAAAGCTCCTCGAACGCCAGAAGGAGGGCAAGAAGCGGCTCAAGATGGTCGGCAGTGTCGAAGTTCCCCCGGAGGCGTTCATCTCCGCCCTGCGGCTCGACGATGACGATTGA
- the rpsT gene encoding 30S ribosomal protein S20, which produces MANIKSQIKRNRQNEKRRVANKAMRSELKTRAKLAEAAAATGDAAAAEEALLNAQKRIDMAATRGLIHKNTAARRKSRLVKRVRSLLEG; this is translated from the coding sequence ATGGCCAACATCAAATCACAGATCAAACGAAATCGTCAGAACGAGAAGCGCCGTGTCGCCAACAAGGCAATGCGTTCCGAGCTGAAGACTCGTGCGAAGCTGGCGGAGGCCGCAGCCGCAACCGGTGACGCGGCGGCTGCCGAAGAGGCACTCCTCAACGCCCAGAAGCGTATCGACATGGCTGCGACAAGAGGCCTGATCCACAAGAACACGGCCGCTCGCAGAAAGTCACGACTCGTCAAGCGAGTCAGAAGCCTGCTGGAAGGCTGA